One part of the Salmo salar chromosome ssa10, Ssal_v3.1, whole genome shotgun sequence genome encodes these proteins:
- the LOC106561453 gene encoding uncharacterized protein — MEMAERAETEYTESDTFWDSPKRGKKIKKSKKDKCLKKDKTHRTELKEAGIEEKKKTKKAKGNRMKKKKGKVVLGLQDSYFLFKGNSAPNSPIKPIKSRGKSTVKFAVKHYIQKQEPVPVVSDSVKVPKKKAQRKKKVAFDLFPDYIRAKHPEVVKCCTSTTKDTFPWESPKSDNEINFSGTYQWGEGQENGTEYGKGQTNSQSTAEDANSEDLFITQKRFRVLTSSDHSSSGGTGEANTTKLARHTKSLIEPKEEPLLWKSTYETATQTENFFTSEISTFLRFHQSCGAAECSEQPTDLSFPNRMRAEMGIHPPSSQRKANEEETSLPLGQKSDTTSSEENDPFWRCKSQVKAVQMRLNESFFFKMKGDGQSPRPQSPLMKLTQACGGKKTKK; from the coding sequence ATGGAGATGGCTGAAAGAGCAGAGACGGAGTACACAGAATCTGACACATTTTGGGATTCACCCAAGAGaggaaaaaaaatcaaaaaatcaAAGAAAGACAAATGTCTAAAAAAGGACAAAACCCACAGGACAGAGTTGAAAGAGGCTGGTATTGAAGAGAAAAAGAAAACCAAAAAGGCCAAAGGTAATAGGATGAAGAAAAAGAAGGGAAAAGTAGTCCTGGGATTACAAGATAGCTATTTTCTTTTTAAGGGAAACAGTGCACCAAACTCTCCAATAAAGCCAATTAAGTCTAGGGGAAAGTCCACTGTAAAATTTGCTGTAAAACATTACATTCAGAAACAGGAACCTGTGCCAGTGGTTAGTGACTCAGTGAAGGTACCCAAGAAGAAGGCCCAGAGAAAAAAGAAAGTTGCATTTGATTTATTCCCTGATTACATACGAGCAAAACACCCAGAAGTAGTCAAGTGTTGCACCTCAACAACCAAAGACACTTTTCCCTGGGAAAGCCCCAAGAGTGACAATGAGATCAACTTTTCTGGGACTTATCAGTGGGGAGAGGGGCAAGAAAATGGGACAGAGTATGGAAAGGGACAAACCAACTCTCAAAGTACTGCTGAAGATGCCAACAGTGAGGACCTGTTCATAACTCAGAAGAGATTCAGAGTACTAACATCTTCAGATCACTCCAGCAGTGGAGGCACTGGTGAAGCCAACACCACAAAATTGGCCAGGCATACCAAGTCACTCATAGAGCCAAAAGAGGAGCCACTGCTCTGGAAGTCAACATATGAGACAGCCACTCAAACAGAGAACTTCTTTACCTCAGAGATCTCCACATTCCTCAGGTTTCACCAGTCATGTGGAGCTGCCGAGTGCTCAGAGCAGCCTACTGACCTGAGTTTCCCTAACAGGATGAGGGCAGAGATGGGCATACATCCCCCATCATCTCAAAGAAAGGCCAATGAAGAAGAAACCAGCCTCCCACTTGGCCAGAAGTCAGACACAACGTCAAGTGAGGAGAATGACCCATTCTGGCGGTGCAAGAGTCAAGTTAAGGcagttcagatgagactgaatgaaTCTTTTTTCTTTAAGATGAAGGGCGATGGACAGTCCCCAAGACCACAATCTCCCTTGATGAAACTTACACAGGCCTGTGGTGGGAAGAAAACAAAAAAGTAA
- the zgc:162634 gene encoding phosphatidylinositol N-acetylglucosaminyltransferase subunit Y: MLSLSTLTVLVPIVSLFGLFYSATVDDNFPQGCTSTSSVCFYSLLLPVTIPVYVFFHLWKWIGIKLFRHN; the protein is encoded by the coding sequence ATGttatctctctctaccctcacagtactgGTTCCTATAGTCTCCCTATTTGGACTTTTCTATTCTGCAACTGTGGATGATAATTTCCCTCAGGGATGTACAAGCACTAGCAGTGTGTGTTTCTACAGTCTTCTGTTACCAGTCACCATCCCAGTCTATGTGTTTTTCCATCTATGGAAGTGGATTGGAATCAAGCTATTCAGACACAATTAG